A genomic stretch from Carassius auratus strain Wakin chromosome 35, ASM336829v1, whole genome shotgun sequence includes:
- the ggt5b gene encoding glutathione hydrolase 5 proenzyme — MAKSQSRRCCFCILALVCLVVIICLCIILTTKPKCAFTHGAVSADSARCSNIGRDMLLEGGSAVDAAIAALLCTSLVNPQSMGLGGGAIFTIMDKTGKVKIISSRETVPKDVQADLLNKCPKTTPLAPGSHWIGVPGELRGYERAHQLYGKLPWAKLFAPSIKLAREGFPMPPYLAYFLQEKLIKMLIEGTELSELFYTDKTARQLRDTLKFPQLAETMETIATEGADAFYTGKIAEDLIQDVQHRNGMLSLEDLRTFQVRVSDAWSVQLGEYKMHFPPPPAGGAILSFILKLMHGFGLSPASNQGDQKTLTLHRFLEAVKFANGQKHNLKDPKFDSTNMTYITDEKFIKYIKALITDGSTHNASYYNFTPSVDSVGTTHVSVMAADGSAVSVTSTINHMFGSTVYSPKTGIILNNELADFCGRADSVTPKEQPPSSMAPTILQSQEKTLVIGGSGGSYITTAMALSIMNHLWFGMNLKKSISEKIVFVSSSNDVLFEDGYIESAIEAMKAIGHNVMEKNIYPFLNVVNGISKEGQCISAVSDVRKLGESAAY; from the exons ATGGCTAAATCTCAGTCGAGACGCTGCTGCTTCTGCATACTCGCTTTAGTGTGCCTTGTTGTAATTATCTGCCTTTGCATCATTTTAACTACCAAACCGAAATGCGCGTTCACGCACGGCGCTGTTTCCGCGGACTCTGCCAGGTGCTCCAACATCGGCAG GGACATGTTGCTTGAGGGGGGCTCAGCGGTGGACGCAGCCATCGCAGCTCTGCTCTGCACTAGTTTGGTCAACCCACAGAGCATGGGCTTGGGTGGAGGGGCCATCTTTACCATTATGGACAAAACAG GCAAAGTGAAAATCATCAGCTCAAGAGAAACCGTCCCAAAAGATGTCCAAGCGGATCTGCTGAATAAGTGTCCGAAAACCACTCCATTAGCTCCAG GAAGTCACTGGATAGGTGTACCAGGAGAACTCCGTGGCTACGAAAGGGCTCATCAGTTGTATGGAAAGCTGCCCTGGGCCAAACTATTCGCGCCCTCTATCAAGCTGGCACGAGAGGGCTTCCCCATGCCACCCTACCTCGCTTATTTCTTGCAggaaaaattaatcaaaatgctGATTGAAGGCACTGAACTCAG tgaaCTGTTTTACACGGACAAGACAGCTCGTCAACTAAGGGACACCCTCAAGTTCCCTCAGCTGGCAGAAACCATGGAAACTATCGCCACAGAAGGAGCCGATGCCTTTTACACTGGAAAAATCGCCGAGGACTTAATCCAGGATGTACAACATAGAA ATGGAATGTTATCGTTAGAAGATCTGAGAACTTTTCAGGTCAGAGTCAGTGACGCGTGGTCAGTCCAACTAGGGGAATACAAGATGCACTTCCCTCCTCCACCGGCAGGGGGAGCGATCCTCAGCTTTATCCTCAAACTAATGCATG GGTTCGGGCTTTCTCCAGCCTCCAACCAAGGAGACCAGAAAACCCTGACTTTGCATCGGTTCCTTGAGGCGGTTAAGTTTGCCAATGGACAAAAGCACAACCTCAAAGACCCCAAGTTTGACTCTACAAAT ATGACGTACATCACAGATGAGAAGTTCATTAAGTACATCAAGGCTTTGATCACTGACGGCTCCACACACAACGCCTCTTACTACAACTTCACGCCGTCAGTGGACAGTGTTGGCACCACGCATGTTTCAGTGATGGCAGCAGATGGCAGTGCCGTGTCAGTCACCAGCACCATCAACCACAT GTTTGGGTCAACTGTTTACTCTCCTAAAACTGGTATCATCCTCAACAACGAGCTAGCTGACTTCTGCGGCCGAGCAGATTCTGTCACACCAA agGAGCAGCCtccctcctccatggctcctaCCATCCTGCAGTCCCAGGAGAAGACTCTGGTGATTGGTGGATCAGGAGGAAGTTACATCACCACAGCTATGGCCCTG TCTATTATGAACCACTTGTGGTTTGGGATGAACCTTAAAAAATCTATCAGTGAAAAAATAGTATTTGTGAGCTCCAGCAACGATGTCCTTTTTGAGGATGGATACATCGAA TCAGCTATCGAGGCAATGAAAGCAATTGGACACAATGTGatggaaaaaaacatttacccATTTTTAAATGTGGTCAACGGTATCTCGAAAGAAGGCCAGTGCATCAGTGCCGTATCTGACGTCAGGAAGCTCGGCGAGTCGGCGGCATACTGA